The Pedosphaera parvula Ellin514 genome has a segment encoding these proteins:
- a CDS encoding excinuclease ABC subunit UvrC: MAVSALIRSKLNELPHKPGIYLMKDRFGTVIYVGKARDLRKRVSQYFHPSRKMGWDLKFKALTEAIYDLDVHVVRSEPEALLLEGKLIKEFHPRYNISFKDDKRFLMLKVNLNDPIPRFTLTRFKQDDGARYFGPFAHSSALKNTLTMIRRQFHLRGCRPLTPNERDYKHCLYGNLKHCTAPCIGNVTREQYLAQVQAACDFLSGQGEEMQEQLAEEMKKAAAAQDYERAAMLRDAISDLRQTTKKTVKFERLPYNLPLAIEPQRDLAELGQVLDLAGPPMRIEGFDISNISGTFAVSSLVSFKNGRPDRSNYRKFKMKSVVGQNDFACMAETIRRRYSRLLREGKEARKAMEAASANAVPQPSENASEVQPALPGSPLPSNLPDLILIDGGKGQLNAACEELEKLGLSQIPIIGLAKEFEEIYRPGQSEPLRLSHASGALKLLQRVRDESHRLANTYNAELRLKKISESILDEFPNIGQRRKADLLKKFGSVQRLRIATVEQIAEVPGFGGKMAADLKAFLEARSSTPVLTTKEGEDGQEKPAETAQQKQPPEIDLQG; this comes from the coding sequence ATGGCCGTTTCAGCGCTGATTCGCAGCAAACTTAACGAATTGCCCCATAAGCCCGGCATCTACCTGATGAAGGATAGATTCGGTACGGTGATTTATGTGGGTAAAGCGCGAGATTTGCGCAAGCGAGTCAGCCAATATTTCCATCCTTCCCGCAAGATGGGTTGGGACCTCAAGTTCAAGGCGCTTACCGAAGCCATTTACGATTTGGATGTCCACGTGGTCCGTAGTGAGCCGGAAGCATTGCTGCTCGAAGGCAAGCTGATCAAGGAATTCCATCCGCGCTACAACATCAGCTTCAAGGATGATAAGCGATTCCTGATGCTGAAGGTCAACCTGAACGACCCCATTCCCCGGTTTACGCTAACCCGGTTCAAGCAGGATGACGGAGCGCGTTACTTCGGACCTTTCGCACATTCCTCCGCTTTGAAGAATACCCTGACGATGATACGTCGGCAGTTTCATTTGCGTGGGTGCCGACCGTTGACGCCCAACGAGCGGGATTACAAACATTGTCTCTATGGCAACCTGAAACATTGCACGGCTCCATGTATTGGGAATGTGACGCGGGAACAGTATCTGGCGCAAGTGCAGGCGGCGTGTGATTTTCTTTCCGGTCAAGGTGAGGAAATGCAGGAGCAGCTCGCCGAGGAGATGAAGAAAGCAGCGGCAGCGCAGGATTACGAGCGCGCGGCGATGTTGCGCGATGCCATTTCCGATTTGAGGCAGACCACGAAGAAAACCGTCAAGTTTGAGCGACTCCCATATAACCTCCCGCTGGCCATCGAGCCGCAACGGGATTTGGCTGAGTTGGGACAGGTCTTGGATTTGGCCGGGCCGCCGATGCGCATTGAAGGATTTGATATTTCCAACATCAGCGGCACGTTCGCAGTGTCTTCGTTGGTGAGTTTTAAGAATGGACGCCCTGATCGCTCGAACTACCGCAAGTTCAAGATGAAGTCGGTGGTGGGGCAGAATGATTTTGCCTGCATGGCGGAGACCATAAGGCGTCGCTACAGTCGATTGCTGCGCGAAGGAAAAGAAGCCCGAAAGGCAATGGAGGCAGCTTCAGCCAATGCAGTGCCGCAACCGTCAGAGAATGCATCGGAGGTTCAACCCGCATTGCCAGGCTCACCACTGCCGTCAAACCTGCCGGACTTGATTTTGATCGATGGTGGCAAGGGGCAATTGAATGCAGCCTGCGAGGAGTTGGAGAAACTCGGATTGAGCCAGATTCCCATCATCGGGCTGGCGAAGGAGTTTGAGGAGATTTATCGGCCGGGTCAGAGTGAACCGCTGCGTTTATCCCATGCTTCCGGGGCGCTGAAGTTGTTGCAACGGGTGCGCGATGAATCGCATCGATTGGCCAACACATATAATGCCGAACTGCGGTTGAAGAAAATTTCCGAGAGTATTTTGGATGAGTTCCCGAATATTGGGCAACGGCGCAAGGCGGATTTATTAAAGAAGTTTGGTTCCGTGCAGCGCTTGCGGATTGCGACCGTGGAGCAGATCGCGGAAGTGCCCGGGTTCGGCGGCAAGATGGCGGCGGAT